In Pseudomonas sp. p1(2021b), the genomic window GTGCGGCAGGTGCGCTCTACCAGCGGGCACTGGCTCCAAGGGTCGTTGCGGCCCAGCGCCAGGCTGGCGAGGATGCGCCCGCCCAGGCGGCTGGGGCCCACGCCGTTACCGCTCCAGCCGATGCCATAGTGGATGTTGTCGTGGCCGTCGAGGCGGCCGAACACCGGCAGGCTGTCGTAGGTACGGTCGATCGGCCCAGACCAGCGCGCCTCCACCGGTACGCCCTGGAGCATCGGGTAGGTCCGGCGCAGGTCGGCTTCGGTCAGTGCCAGGCTGGCCTCGTCCTCGCTGAACACCTGACCGATGCGCGAGCCGTAGCTGATGGCGCCGGTGCCCTTGCCGAAAGCGATGCGCCCGTCATGGGTGGTGCGGTAGTAATCGACCATCAGTTGCGAGTCGGTGATCGATTCGCCGCCCGTCCAGCCGATATCCCGCAGGCGACCAGGTATGGCCTGGGTCGCCACGATCGAACTGTTGACCGGCACGATCAGCTTGGACAGCGAGGGCAGGGCGGCGGCCCAGGCGTTGACGGCCAGTACCACGGAACCTGCGCGTACGCAGCCTAGGGGTGTCTTCACGCTGGTGGGCTGGCCGGGCTCGATGTGGTGCACGGCGGTGCCCTCGTGGATCTCGACGCCGCTGGCCAGCGCCATGCGGCGCATGCCTTCGACCAGCAGGGCCGGCTGCACGGTGGCATTGCTGCGCTCGAACACGCCCGCCAGATGCACCGACGAGCCCGTGCGTCGGGCCACCTCACGTGCGTCGAGGCGTTCGAACGGCTGCACGCCCAGGCGCTCGCAGGCGGCCAGGGTGGCGTTCCAGGTGTCGACATGCTGGGGCGTGGTGGCGGTCCACAACCAGCCGCTCTGGCGAAAATGCGCATCGATGCCGTGACGTTCGCAGAACGTGCCCAGCTCGGTGATGGCATGTTCTGCGGCTTCGCCCAGCAGGCGCGCCTGGTCGGGGTCGCAGAAGCTGCGCAGGGTGCCGATCTTCGGCCACCAGGACATCACGAAGCCGCCGTTGCGACCGGAGGCGCCGCCGCCACAGACGTGCTGCTCGAGCACCATCACCCGCGCGCCAGGCTCCTGCTCCTTGAGGGTCAGGGCCGTCCACAGGCCGACGAAGCCGCCGCCGATGATCACCACATCGGCGTCATGGTTGCCTTGCAGTGGCTGCGTGGCCTGTCGCAGCAAGGAGGTCGCCGTCATCCAGTGGCTGGGTTTCAAAGGCGGGGTGGGTGTCAGTTTCATTGTTGGCCCCAGGTGGTGGTTGGAGGGGCTCTAGTGTTTCCACTCCCCACCGGGGCGACAATTAGACGCACATAAGAATTCGTATTATCACTTCATACGTTCGTACAGCCTTCAAGTTATTGTGCGCCCCACCTCAGGTGCACCGCGCTCGCAGCCAAGCAGCTTCCACAGGCTCGCGGCACACGCCAGCGCCGCGAACCCCACACCGACCCACAGCGCCATGGAAGCGCCACGCGCCGAATACACCTGGAAGAAACCCGCCACCAATGCGGCCCCCAGCACCTGCCCGAGCATGCGCAGCGTGCTCGACAGGCCGCCGGCGCCGCCGCTGCGCTCAGCCGGGATCGAGGCGATCATGTCGCGCATGTTGGGCGACTGGAAAAAGCCGAAGCCGGCACCGCACACCGCCATGCGCAGGGCGATATCCCACGGCCCGGGTGAGGGTGGCAAGGTGCACAGCAGCATCAGGCCCAGGCCGAGGATGGCCATGCCCAGCGCCGTAAGGGTGCTGGTGGCATAGCGGTCGGACAGCCGCCCGGCGATAGGCGCCATGATCGCGGCCATGGCTGGCCACGGAGTGATCAGGTAGCCGGTCTGTACCTGGGAGAAGCCCAACTGGTATTGCAGCATGAAAGGCAGGGCGACGAACGCCAGGCTCTGGGCCGTGAGGGAGGCCCCGGCACTGGTCGCCGACAGCGCGTAGCGCGGCTCGCGCAGCAGGTCCAGCGCCAGTAGGGGCGCGGGGGTGCCGGCCTGGCGTCTGAGCAGCAGGTACAGCCCCAACCCGGCCAGCCCCATGCTGCCCAGCGTCAGACGCCACGGCGCGCCCTGGGCCAAGCCATTGATGGCGTAGACCAGGGCTGCAAGAAACACCCCGCACAGCCCGGCGGCCAGCCAGTCGAACGGCCGCCCGCTGGTGGGCGTGGGTGGCAACGAGCGCAGGCCGAGGGCCACCCCGACCAAGCCCAGGGGCACATTGATCAGGAACAGCCAGTGCCAGCTGCCCAAGCTCAGGATCAGGGACGCCACGCTCGGC contains:
- a CDS encoding MFS transporter; this translates as MSFALFAFKQTALSPPGEGVPRPQRLIAVIAIMLNIAMANLETAIANTALPTIAADLGTTDAQAIWVVSIYHLAMIAALLPLASLGDIIGYRRISMAGLVLFILASLLCGLAPSFEWLLVGRLVQGLSAAGILGVGVAMTRFVFPNHMLGRGMGVNALVVGASLAAGPSVASLILSLGSWHWLFLINVPLGLVGVALGLRSLPPTPTSGRPFDWLAAGLCGVFLAALVYAINGLAQGAPWRLTLGSMGLAGLGLYLLLRRQAGTPAPLLALDLLREPRYALSATSAGASLTAQSLAFVALPFMLQYQLGFSQVQTGYLITPWPAMAAIMAPIAGRLSDRYATSTLTALGMAILGLGLMLLCTLPPSPGPWDIALRMAVCGAGFGFFQSPNMRDMIASIPAERSGGAGGLSSTLRMLGQVLGAALVAGFFQVYSARGASMALWVGVGFAALACAASLWKLLGCERGAPEVGRTIT
- a CDS encoding NAD(P)/FAD-dependent oxidoreductase, yielding MKLTPTPPLKPSHWMTATSLLRQATQPLQGNHDADVVIIGGGFVGLWTALTLKEQEPGARVMVLEQHVCGGGASGRNGGFVMSWWPKIGTLRSFCDPDQARLLGEAAEHAITELGTFCERHGIDAHFRQSGWLWTATTPQHVDTWNATLAACERLGVQPFERLDAREVARRTGSSVHLAGVFERSNATVQPALLVEGMRRMALASGVEIHEGTAVHHIEPGQPTSVKTPLGCVRAGSVVLAVNAWAAALPSLSKLIVPVNSSIVATQAIPGRLRDIGWTGGESITDSQLMVDYYRTTHDGRIAFGKGTGAISYGSRIGQVFSEDEASLALTEADLRRTYPMLQGVPVEARWSGPIDRTYDSLPVFGRLDGHDNIHYGIGWSGNGVGPSRLGGRILASLALGRNDPWSQCPLVERTCRTFPPEPVRYLGGSLVRNAVLRKERSELAGRRPAAMDRYLARFAPAGLEDKA